One genomic segment of Pseudomonas sp. RU47 includes these proteins:
- the gspD gene encoding type II secretion system secretin GspD, with product MKGSGSKPARLALPMLLMALSACSNTTAPQNQPPLLVDSELGRPLANTQRSGDAVLDRERAQAQARPAPKQLHNISKSARGGTSSSGIALPSNPLGDQPVTLNFVDADIQAVVRALSRSTGQQFLVDPRVKGTLTLVSEGQVPARQAYDMLLAALRMQGFSVVDVGGVAQVVPEADAKLLGGPIYSADKPAGNGMLTRTFRLQYENAVNLIPVLRPIVSPNNPINAYPGNNTIVITDYAENLTRVAQLIASIDSPSAIDTDVVQIQNGIAADIAPMVADLLDAPGNDPTQKIAVIGDPRSNTIIIRAGSPERTELARNLIYKLDNAQSNPSNLHVVYLRNAQAAKLAQALRGLLTGESDSGTSDSARSVLSAMGGSTGGSAGQNGQSGTQSSGSTSTTNSSGSTGGSYAQGSSGGATGSGGAQSSEQNVAFSAGGVTIQADATTNTLLISAPEPLYRNLREVIDLLDQRRAQVVIESLIVEVGEDDASEFGVQWQTGNLGGNGVIGGANLGGSGINTNGKTSIDVLPQGLNLGYVNGTVDIPGIGKILDLKVLARALKSKGGTNVLSTPNLLTLDNEAASIFVGQTIPFVSGSYVTGGGGTSNNPFQTVTREEVGLKLNVRPQISEGGTVKLDIYQEVSSIDERASASSTSAGIVTNKRAIDTSILLDDGQIMVLGGLLQDGYSQSNDAVPWLGSLPGIGALFRNERRAITKTNLMVFLRPYIIRDSEAGRSITLNRYDFMRRAQGGLQPERSWAMPDMQAPQLPTAAQGVPAVLPSSGPRATIKAVPIQ from the coding sequence ATGAAGGGGTCAGGATCCAAACCGGCACGTCTGGCGTTGCCGATGCTGCTGATGGCGTTGAGCGCGTGCAGCAACACCACCGCGCCACAGAATCAGCCGCCGCTGCTCGTCGACAGTGAACTGGGCCGGCCGCTGGCCAACACCCAGCGCAGCGGCGACGCGGTGCTCGATCGCGAGCGCGCGCAGGCTCAGGCGCGACCGGCGCCGAAGCAATTGCACAACATCAGCAAGAGTGCGCGTGGCGGCACGTCGTCGTCGGGCATCGCGTTGCCGAGCAATCCGCTGGGCGATCAACCGGTGACGCTGAATTTTGTCGACGCCGATATTCAGGCGGTGGTGCGCGCGTTGTCGCGTTCGACTGGTCAGCAGTTTCTGGTCGATCCTCGGGTGAAGGGCACGTTGACGCTGGTCTCGGAAGGTCAGGTGCCGGCGCGGCAGGCTTACGACATGTTGTTGGCGGCGTTGCGCATGCAGGGGTTCAGTGTGGTTGATGTCGGCGGCGTGGCGCAGGTGGTGCCGGAGGCGGATGCGAAGTTGCTCGGCGGGCCGATTTACAGCGCTGACAAACCGGCGGGTAACGGCATGCTCACCCGTACGTTTCGTCTGCAATACGAGAACGCGGTGAACCTGATTCCGGTGCTGCGGCCAATAGTTTCGCCGAACAATCCGATCAACGCCTATCCGGGCAATAACACCATCGTCATCACCGATTACGCCGAGAACCTGACCCGCGTTGCGCAGTTGATTGCGAGCATTGATTCGCCGAGTGCGATCGACACCGACGTGGTGCAGATTCAGAACGGCATCGCTGCTGACATTGCGCCGATGGTCGCGGATTTGCTCGATGCACCGGGGAATGATCCGACGCAGAAAATTGCGGTGATCGGTGACCCGCGTTCCAACACCATCATCATCCGCGCCGGCAGTCCGGAGCGCACGGAGCTGGCACGTAATCTGATTTACAAACTGGATAACGCGCAGAGCAATCCGAGCAATCTGCATGTGGTTTATCTGCGTAACGCCCAAGCGGCGAAACTGGCGCAGGCACTGCGCGGTTTGCTGACGGGTGAGAGTGACAGCGGCACCAGTGACAGTGCGCGGTCGGTGCTCAGTGCGATGGGCGGCAGCACCGGTGGCAGCGCTGGGCAGAATGGCCAGAGCGGCACGCAAAGTAGCGGCAGCACCTCGACCACCAACAGCAGCGGCAGCACGGGTGGCAGTTACGCGCAGGGCAGCAGTGGCGGCGCAACCGGTAGCGGCGGCGCGCAAAGCAGCGAACAGAACGTCGCCTTCAGTGCCGGCGGCGTGACCATTCAGGCTGACGCCACCACCAACACTTTGCTGATTTCCGCGCCGGAGCCGTTGTATCGCAACCTGCGCGAGGTGATCGATCTGCTCGACCAGCGCCGTGCGCAAGTGGTGATCGAGAGCCTGATCGTTGAAGTCGGCGAGGACGATGCCAGTGAGTTTGGCGTGCAGTGGCAGACCGGCAATCTCGGTGGTAATGGCGTGATCGGCGGGGCGAATCTGGGTGGTTCTGGGATCAACACCAACGGCAAGACCAGCATCGACGTACTGCCTCAAGGGTTGAATCTGGGCTACGTCAACGGCACCGTCGATATCCCCGGCATCGGCAAGATTCTCGACCTGAAAGTGCTGGCCCGGGCGTTGAAGAGCAAGGGCGGCACCAACGTGTTGTCGACGCCGAACCTGCTGACCCTGGACAACGAGGCGGCGAGTATTTTTGTTGGCCAGACCATCCCGTTTGTCAGCGGCAGCTACGTGACTGGCGGCGGGGGCACCAGCAACAACCCGTTTCAGACGGTGACCCGTGAAGAAGTGGGTTTGAAGCTCAATGTGCGCCCGCAGATTTCCGAGGGCGGTACGGTGAAGCTCGATATCTATCAGGAAGTCAGCAGCATTGATGAGCGGGCTTCGGCCAGTTCGACGTCGGCGGGGATTGTCACCAACAAACGCGCGATCGATACCAGCATCCTGCTTGATGACGGGCAGATCATGGTGCTCGGTGGGTTGCTGCAGGACGGCTACAGCCAGAGTAACGACGCGGTGCCATGGCTGGGCAGCCTGCCGGGGATTGGCGCACTGTTTCGCAACGAGCGCCGGGCGATTACCAAGACCAATCTGATGGTCTTTCTGCGCCCGTACATCATTCGCGACAGCGAAGCGGGGCGCAGCATCACCCTTAATCGCTACGACTTTATGCGCCGCGCTCAGGGTGGTTTGCAGCCGGAACGCAGCTGGGCGATGCCGGACATGCAGGCGCCGCAGTTGCCGACGGCGGCGCAAGGTGTGCCGGCGGTGTTACCGAGTTCCGGCCCACGCGCAACCATCAAAGCGGTGCCCATCCAATGA
- the gspE gene encoding type II secretion system ATPase GspE produces MSSLPYAWAKAQRILLCDGVLTVCPSTPGWSISEARRQFGATTIQRVRDDELDGLLASAYADTGSAAAVVGAAENEVDLDRLMQDMPEITDLLDTQDGAPVIRMINALLTQAARDEASDIHIEPFETHSVVRYRVDGTLRDVVSPRKALHGALVSRIKIMAQLDIAEKRLPQDGRIALRVAGRPIDIRVSTVPTGHGERVVMRLLDKQAGRLHLETLGMDAQVLAKLDHLIRQPHGIVLVTGPTGSGKTTSLYAALARLDASTSNILTVEDPVEYDLPGISQIQVNAKIDMTFALALRAILRQDPDIIMIGEIRDLETAQIAVQASLTGHLVLATLHTNDAVSAVNRLIDMGVEPFLLASSMLGVLAQRLVRRLCNQCKEEDPAAPGTWRPVGCPACNQTGYSGRTGIHELFCIDDDIRTLIHQGAGEQALRASAGKTGMFSLREDGERWIRSGATAPEEILRVTRDA; encoded by the coding sequence ATGAGTTCGCTGCCTTACGCCTGGGCCAAGGCGCAGCGCATTCTGTTGTGCGATGGCGTGCTGACGGTTTGCCCGTCGACGCCGGGCTGGTCGATCAGCGAGGCGCGGCGTCAGTTTGGTGCGACCACGATTCAGCGGGTGCGTGATGACGAACTTGATGGCTTGCTTGCCAGCGCTTATGCCGACACTGGTAGTGCAGCGGCGGTGGTTGGGGCTGCGGAAAACGAAGTTGATCTCGATCGGCTGATGCAGGACATGCCGGAAATCACCGACCTGCTCGACACTCAGGACGGCGCGCCGGTGATTCGCATGATCAATGCCTTACTCACGCAAGCGGCGCGCGATGAGGCCAGCGACATCCACATCGAGCCCTTCGAAACCCATTCAGTGGTGCGCTACCGCGTCGACGGTACGCTGCGCGATGTGGTCTCGCCGCGCAAGGCGTTACACGGTGCGCTGGTGTCGCGGATCAAGATCATGGCCCAGCTCGACATCGCCGAAAAACGCCTGCCGCAGGACGGTCGCATCGCCTTGCGGGTGGCCGGTCGACCAATCGATATTCGTGTTTCAACCGTGCCGACCGGCCATGGCGAACGGGTGGTGATGCGCTTGCTCGACAAACAGGCTGGGCGCCTGCATCTGGAAACGTTGGGCATGGACGCACAGGTGTTGGCCAAACTTGATCACCTGATCCGCCAGCCCCACGGCATCGTTTTGGTCACCGGGCCAACCGGCAGCGGCAAAACCACCAGCCTCTACGCGGCACTGGCACGGCTCGATGCGAGCACCAGCAACATTCTCACCGTCGAGGATCCGGTGGAATACGATCTACCGGGTATCAGCCAGATTCAGGTCAACGCCAAGATCGACATGACCTTTGCCCTGGCCTTGCGTGCGATCCTGCGGCAAGACCCGGACATCATCATGATCGGCGAAATCCGCGATCTCGAAACCGCACAAATCGCCGTGCAGGCCTCGCTGACCGGGCATTTGGTGTTGGCAACCTTGCACACCAATGACGCGGTATCGGCGGTCAACCGCTTGATCGACATGGGCGTCGAACCGTTTCTGCTGGCGTCTTCAATGCTCGGGGTTTTGGCGCAGCGACTGGTGAGGCGGCTGTGCAATCAATGCAAGGAAGAAGACCCCGCTGCGCCCGGCACTTGGCGCCCGGTCGGTTGCCCGGCGTGCAATCAAACCGGCTACAGCGGCCGCACCGGCATCCATGAATTGTTCTGCATCGACGACGATATCCGCACACTGATCCATCAAGGGGCAGGGGAGCAGGCTCTGCGCGCATCAGCCGGCAAGACCGGGATGTTCAGCCTGCGAGAGGACGGTGAACGCTGGATTCGCAGCGGCGCCACTGCGCCTGAAGAAATCTTGCGTGTAACACGGGACGCCTGA
- the gspF gene encoding type II secretion system inner membrane protein GspF: protein MNRYRFEAADATGKIESGHLEADSQAAAFTTLRGRGLTALSVHKESNVAQHGGGGLFSAKLSDNDLAWATRQLASLLGASLPLEAALSATVEQAEKKHIAHTLSAVRADVRSGMRLAESLAARPRDFPEIYRALIAAGEESGDLAQVMERLADYIEERNNLRGKILTAFIYPGVVGLVSIGIVIFLLSYVVPQVVSAFSQARQDLPGLTLAMLNASDFIRSWGWLCAGIMAGAFWSWRLYLRNPAARLSWHHRVLKLPLFGRFILGLNTARFASTLAILGGAGVPLLRALEAARQTLSNDRLSLSVTEATAKVREGVNLAAALRVENVFPPVLIHLIASGEKTGSLPPMLERAAQTLSRDIERRAMGMTALLEPLMIVVMGGVVLVIVMAVLLPIIEINQLVQ, encoded by the coding sequence ATGAATCGCTACCGTTTTGAAGCCGCCGATGCCACCGGCAAGATCGAATCCGGGCACCTTGAGGCGGACAGCCAGGCTGCCGCGTTCACAACATTACGCGGGCGCGGTTTGACCGCACTGTCGGTGCACAAGGAAAGCAACGTCGCTCAGCACGGCGGTGGCGGACTGTTCAGCGCCAAACTCTCCGACAACGATCTGGCCTGGGCCACGCGGCAACTGGCGAGTCTGTTGGGCGCGAGTCTACCGTTGGAAGCGGCGCTGAGTGCCACGGTCGAGCAGGCTGAGAAAAAACACATCGCCCATACGCTCAGCGCCGTACGTGCGGATGTGCGCAGCGGTATGCGTCTGGCGGAATCGTTGGCCGCACGGCCACGGGACTTTCCGGAGATTTATCGCGCGTTGATTGCGGCAGGGGAAGAGTCCGGTGATCTCGCGCAGGTCATGGAACGGCTGGCGGATTACATCGAAGAGCGCAACAACCTGCGCGGCAAGATTCTCACTGCGTTTATTTATCCGGGCGTGGTTGGGCTGGTGTCGATCGGCATTGTGATTTTTCTGCTCAGTTACGTGGTGCCGCAGGTGGTCAGCGCGTTTTCCCAGGCGCGGCAGGATTTGCCGGGGTTGACCTTGGCGATGCTCAACGCGAGTGATTTCATTCGCAGTTGGGGCTGGCTGTGCGCAGGGATCATGGCCGGCGCGTTTTGGAGCTGGCGCCTGTATTTGCGTAATCCGGCGGCGCGCTTGAGTTGGCATCATCGGGTGCTGAAATTGCCGCTGTTCGGGCGTTTCATCCTTGGTCTGAACACCGCACGTTTCGCCTCGACGTTGGCGATTCTCGGCGGCGCCGGGGTGCCGTTGTTGCGTGCGCTGGAAGCGGCGCGGCAGACCTTGTCCAATGACCGCTTGAGTTTGAGTGTCACTGAGGCCACGGCGAAGGTGCGTGAAGGCGTGAACCTTGCCGCTGCATTGCGGGTGGAGAACGTATTCCCGCCGGTGCTGATTCATTTGATTGCCAGTGGCGAGAAAACCGGCTCGCTGCCACCGATGCTTGAGCGTGCGGCGCAGACCCTGTCGCGAGATATCGAACGCCGGGCGATGGGCATGACGGCATTGCTGGAGCCGCTGATGATTGTGGTGATGGGCGGGGTGGTGCTGGTGATTGTGATGGCGGTGTTGTTGCCGATCATTGAGATCAATCAACTGGTCCAGTAG
- a CDS encoding substrate-binding domain-containing protein has protein sequence MFKRTLIAASLTVAALASAQAMAVTGGGASLPAALYKGSANSILPANFSYAVTGSGIGKSAFLSNTASQFGTTGTVHFAASDSILNATELSNYTANFGTSYGPLIQLPSVATSVAIPYKKTGNTTLNLTSAQLCDALSGAKTTWGELLNNDAKTDPTLIRVVYRTASSGTTEILTRHLNSVCPGQFAVNTTFTSARLGGSPLPGNWVGVVNTADVATAVNAVNGSIGYVGPDGVNASSNAVVARINGVQPTSANVNAALSSAALPATPSNPAQWVPVVANPGTGYAMAAYTNFIFGQCYKDAAVAADVKAFLTQHYSTPGNAVATAAHGFIPVPTNWKNAVTANFITNSSGNNLDINNASVCNGVGRPL, from the coding sequence ATGTTCAAGCGCACTCTGATCGCAGCCTCACTGACCGTCGCCGCTCTGGCATCCGCCCAGGCCATGGCCGTAACCGGTGGTGGCGCTTCACTGCCTGCCGCTCTGTACAAAGGTTCTGCCAACAGCATCCTGCCTGCCAACTTCAGCTACGCCGTAACCGGTAGCGGCATCGGCAAAAGTGCTTTCCTCTCCAACACCGCTTCGCAATTCGGCACCACCGGCACTGTGCACTTCGCTGCCAGCGATTCGATTCTCAACGCTACGGAACTCAGCAATTACACCGCCAACTTCGGTACTTCCTACGGCCCGCTGATTCAGTTGCCATCGGTTGCCACCTCGGTAGCGATCCCTTACAAAAAGACTGGCAACACCACCCTCAACCTGACCAGCGCGCAACTGTGCGACGCCTTGTCCGGTGCCAAGACCACTTGGGGTGAACTGCTCAACAACGACGCCAAAACCGACCCGACCCTGATCCGCGTGGTCTATCGCACGGCTTCCAGCGGCACCACTGAAATTCTCACTCGTCACCTGAACTCGGTGTGCCCTGGCCAGTTCGCCGTCAACACTACCTTTACCAGCGCTCGTCTGGGTGGCTCTCCGCTGCCGGGCAACTGGGTAGGTGTGGTCAACACGGCTGACGTCGCTACCGCCGTGAACGCTGTAAACGGTTCGATCGGTTATGTCGGTCCGGACGGTGTGAACGCGTCGAGCAACGCCGTAGTGGCGCGCATCAACGGTGTTCAGCCTACCAGCGCCAACGTCAATGCTGCCCTGTCATCGGCTGCTCTGCCAGCCACTCCATCCAACCCGGCGCAGTGGGTACCGGTCGTAGCCAACCCAGGGACCGGCTATGCCATGGCGGCCTACACCAACTTCATCTTCGGCCAGTGCTACAAGGACGCCGCTGTTGCCGCTGACGTGAAGGCCTTCCTGACCCAGCACTACAGCACTCCAGGCAACGCTGTTGCTACCGCTGCCCACGGCTTCATTCCGGTTCCAACCAACTGGAAAAACGCTGTGACCGCCAACTTCATCACCAACTCCTCCGGCAACAACCTGGACATCAACAACGCCAGCGTCTGCAACGGCGTGGGTCGTCCTTTGTAA